One genomic segment of Dehalococcoidales bacterium includes these proteins:
- a CDS encoding polyribonucleotide nucleotidyltransferase, with amino-acid sequence MTPQTFKTTLSGKELIVEIGRVAAQAEAAVTLRCGDTVVLTTVCVSPEAREGVDFLPLTVNYEERMYAAGKIPGGFLRREGRPTDEATLAGRLTDRPIRPLLPKDWRREIQIISTVLSTDQENDPKILSLIGASTVLSLSQVPFDGPVGAVHVGYFNGEYKINPSLPELQEAELDLVIASTNKAVAMIEAGAKEVSEDVFNKAVKLGHEANQTIIALQEEITAVYGKTKVSSPKIEPSPEVTQAVEAILGNRLSSALELPLKADRIDAIEALKQEILDNLGDEYPISNIMTVFEASLKTVVRSSILDKGQRVSGRGLKEIRPLSCEVNLLPRVHGSGLFNRGETQVLSIATLGAIRQEQMLDDIGIVDTKRFMHHYNFPPFSTGEVKRTGSPGRREIGHGALVERALTAVMPPDADFPYTIRVVSEVLSSNGSTSMASTCASTLALMDAGVPIKAPVAGISIGLVTDDNGRFTLLTDIEGMEDHLGDMDFKVTGTSQGITAVQMDMKIKGLSLEIVEGAMTQAKEARLDILEVMKQALAESRSQVSPYAPRMHKIKINPEKIGTVIGPGGKMIRNIIEVSGATVDIEDDGSVFVGATSEESANKAIQMITDLTREVEVGTIYTGRVTRLMNFGAFVEVLPGKEGLVHISELADYRVDKVEDIVKPGDEITVKVTDIDSQGRINLSRRILLPGAQDKPDSPPRPQGNRFKNHRSSDRPNRPGGFKR; translated from the coding sequence ATGACTCCCCAAACTTTTAAGACCACATTGAGTGGTAAAGAACTCATTGTTGAGATCGGGCGCGTCGCTGCGCAGGCAGAAGCTGCCGTAACTTTGCGTTGTGGCGATACAGTTGTACTCACCACCGTATGTGTGAGCCCGGAAGCACGCGAAGGGGTAGATTTTCTACCCCTTACTGTTAATTACGAGGAGCGCATGTATGCGGCTGGGAAAATTCCTGGCGGTTTCCTCAGGCGTGAGGGTCGCCCTACAGATGAAGCCACACTTGCCGGCCGTCTTACAGACCGGCCAATAAGGCCTCTTCTCCCCAAAGATTGGCGCCGGGAAATACAGATAATTTCCACAGTACTATCTACCGATCAGGAAAACGACCCAAAAATACTGTCCCTTATTGGCGCTTCAACAGTATTATCCCTCTCCCAGGTACCTTTTGATGGACCCGTTGGTGCAGTACATGTAGGTTATTTTAACGGAGAATATAAAATCAACCCTTCTTTACCCGAACTCCAGGAAGCAGAACTCGATCTTGTAATTGCCTCTACCAATAAAGCGGTTGCGATGATCGAAGCCGGGGCCAAGGAGGTTTCTGAAGATGTGTTTAACAAGGCTGTCAAACTGGGGCATGAAGCCAACCAGACGATAATTGCCCTGCAGGAAGAAATAACTGCCGTTTACGGTAAAACCAAGGTTAGCTCGCCAAAAATCGAGCCTTCACCAGAAGTTACTCAAGCAGTAGAAGCCATCCTTGGCAACAGGCTGTCATCTGCCCTGGAATTACCTCTCAAGGCTGACCGAATTGATGCCATCGAGGCACTAAAACAGGAAATCCTTGATAATCTGGGGGATGAATATCCAATTTCCAATATCATGACCGTCTTCGAAGCCAGTCTTAAGACAGTAGTACGATCATCCATACTGGATAAAGGCCAGCGGGTTTCCGGGCGCGGATTGAAAGAAATACGCCCCTTGAGTTGTGAGGTGAACCTGTTACCTCGTGTTCACGGTTCCGGGCTCTTTAATCGTGGTGAAACCCAGGTGTTGTCTATTGCCACTCTAGGCGCAATCCGCCAGGAACAAATGCTGGATGACATTGGCATAGTTGATACCAAACGCTTTATGCATCATTATAACTTCCCGCCATTTTCCACCGGTGAAGTCAAGCGAACCGGCTCACCTGGCCGTCGTGAAATAGGGCACGGAGCCCTGGTGGAAAGAGCTCTTACAGCTGTAATGCCACCGGATGCCGATTTCCCCTATACCATCAGAGTGGTATCTGAAGTTCTTAGTTCGAATGGTTCAACATCCATGGCCAGTACCTGCGCTTCTACCTTGGCTTTGATGGATGCCGGTGTCCCTATCAAAGCTCCAGTTGCCGGAATCAGCATTGGCCTGGTTACCGATGATAACGGCCGTTTTACTCTGCTTACCGATATCGAAGGCATGGAAGATCACCTTGGGGACATGGATTTTAAAGTTACCGGTACATCGCAGGGAATTACTGCCGTACAGATGGATATGAAAATCAAGGGTTTGAGCCTGGAAATTGTAGAAGGCGCCATGACTCAGGCAAAAGAAGCCCGCCTGGATATTTTGGAAGTTATGAAGCAAGCCCTCGCCGAATCAAGAAGCCAGGTTAGCCCTTATGCTCCCAGGATGCACAAAATAAAGATCAACCCCGAGAAGATCGGCACGGTCATCGGCCCTGGTGGAAAGATGATACGTAATATTATCGAGGTCAGCGGGGCTACTGTTGATATCGAAGATGATGGCTCAGTATTCGTTGGTGCAACCAGCGAAGAATCCGCCAACAAAGCTATCCAGATGATTACCGACCTGACTCGTGAAGTAGAAGTAGGCACAATCTACACCGGCAGAGTAACACGCCTGATGAACTTCGGTGCATTTGTTGAAGTACTCCCCGGTAAGGAAGGGCTGGTTCACATCAGCGAACTTGCCGATTACCGGGTCGATAAAGTTGAAGATATAGTCAAGCCGGGCGATGAGATTACGGTCAAAGTCACCGACATTGATTCTCAGGGCAGGATTAACCTTTCCCGCCGTATCCTTTTACCTGGTGCCCAGGACAAGCCGGATAGCCCGCCAAGACCCCAGGGCAACCGGTTTAAGAATCACCGCTCCTCCGATCGTCCCAACCGCCCCGGCGGATTCAAACGCTAG
- a CDS encoding MarR family transcriptional regulator: MRVPKNKLLDKISADLLSVSPLIHRGLRRKLVMTTLANANLPITPLHIEIMRLLSESGELPITRIGEALNITKAQMTHLINRLSEMEIVERRAGVSDRRIVNIALTQKGKELIRSHDSKLRAAARETLSCLSQEELENLATALESIQKILSKTL; the protein is encoded by the coding sequence ATGCGAGTTCCAAAAAACAAACTGCTGGATAAGATCAGCGCTGATTTATTATCTGTTTCCCCCTTGATACACCGCGGACTCCGGAGAAAGCTTGTAATGACCACGCTTGCCAATGCTAATTTGCCAATTACTCCGCTGCATATAGAAATCATGCGCCTGCTCAGTGAAAGCGGCGAATTACCCATCACCAGAATAGGCGAGGCGCTGAACATCACCAAAGCACAGATGACCCACCTGATAAACCGGCTGAGTGAAATGGAGATAGTGGAACGGCGGGCGGGCGTGAGTGACAGAAGGATAGTAAACATCGCCCTTACACAAAAGGGCAAAGAGCTTATCCGCTCCCACGACTCAAAATTGCGAGCAGCCGCCAGGGAAACCCTCTCATGCCTGAGCCAGGAAGAGCTGGAAAACCTGGCCACAGCTCTTGAAAGCATACAAAAAATCCTTTCCAAAACACTCTAG
- the rpsO gene encoding 30S ribosomal protein S15 — translation MDRKTKSTIIEEYRLHEGDTGSAEVQVAILTARIKQLTRHMTDNRHDFHTKRRLFQLVGQRRRLLSYLYKEDADRYQQLIQRLGLRK, via the coding sequence TTGGATAGGAAAACCAAATCCACCATCATTGAAGAGTACAGGCTGCACGAAGGGGATACCGGCTCAGCCGAAGTCCAGGTAGCCATACTAACCGCACGCATCAAGCAACTTACCCGTCATATGACAGATAACAGGCATGATTTCCATACCAAGCGCAGGCTCTTCCAGCTTGTCGGTCAACGGCGCCGCTTACTCTCCTACCTCTACAAGGAAGATGCAGACCGTTACCAGCAGCTCATACAGCGTCTGGGACTGCGCAAATAA
- the dapB gene encoding 4-hydroxy-tetrahydrodipicolinate reductase: MRKIKVIVHGARGRMGQTVVGAVQAEQDMELVCGIDTSPGSLNVPTGNGVIPVYANATEAIDNHQPDVVVDFSLAHALLPLAREVLSHKVRLVSGTTGIDSQALDEIKTLAKKYKTGVIYAANFAIASVMMMHLSRIASPYFDHAEIIELHHEKKADAPSGTALSTAKGMIDSRGKPFIAPDTAPGAPSRGLNQNGISIHSVRLPGILARQEIIFGAPGQTLTISSDTVSRDCYMPGVIMAIRRAMTIEEMVTGLDILLGLQEAACNTREIKNTG, translated from the coding sequence GTGAGGAAAATAAAAGTCATCGTCCATGGTGCTCGTGGCAGGATGGGGCAAACGGTCGTTGGCGCTGTACAGGCCGAGCAGGATATGGAGCTCGTATGCGGCATAGATACTTCACCGGGAAGTTTGAATGTTCCCACGGGTAACGGAGTTATTCCCGTATATGCCAACGCCACAGAAGCGATTGACAACCATCAGCCGGACGTAGTTGTAGATTTTTCCCTGGCTCACGCACTTCTTCCCCTTGCCAGGGAAGTATTATCTCACAAAGTACGCCTGGTTAGCGGAACCACTGGTATAGACAGCCAGGCTTTGGATGAAATAAAAACTCTGGCAAAAAAGTACAAAACCGGAGTCATTTATGCAGCCAATTTTGCCATTGCTTCGGTTATGATGATGCATCTTTCCCGAATCGCCTCTCCGTACTTCGACCATGCTGAAATTATCGAGTTGCACCATGAAAAAAAGGCCGATGCTCCCTCTGGCACTGCGCTGAGCACGGCAAAAGGCATGATTGATTCACGAGGCAAACCTTTTATAGCTCCAGACACCGCCCCGGGAGCACCCTCCCGCGGTCTTAACCAGAACGGAATTTCCATACACAGCGTGCGCCTTCCCGGCATTCTCGCCAGACAGGAAATAATCTTCGGTGCCCCAGGGCAAACCCTCACGATATCATCCGACACCGTAAGTAGAGATTGTTATATGCCTGGTGTTATAATGGCGATTCGCAGGGCTATGACCATTGAAGAAATGGTGACCGGCCTTGATATACTATTAGGTTTACAGGAGGCAGCGTGCAATACTCGGGAGATAAAAAATACAGGGTAG
- a CDS encoding ABC transporter ATP-binding protein produces the protein MANDPDLVVETKSLTKRFGRITAVDELNIEVYRGEVFGFLGPNGSGKSTTMGMILGLIAPTSGKVFVFGMDVAHNLPKILRQTGALTESTSFYPYLSGYENLRYFARITGGINNSRIEEVLELVDLTNRAYDPFSNYSLGMKQRLGLASALLGNPEFIILDEPTNGLDPAGMKEIRELIMLLGKQGKTVFLNSHLLHEVQQVCDRVAIIKKGRVITQGPVKELLNRKRLLQIQATQTDKAFDLLSGQEWLKNISRNGERILLEVDPESAYKVSAFLADKGIYLIEMKYTENTLEDLFLELTGEAAI, from the coding sequence ATGGCTAATGACCCAGACCTGGTGGTAGAAACTAAAAGCCTCACCAAACGTTTTGGCAGGATTACTGCCGTTGACGAACTTAATATAGAAGTATACAGGGGTGAAGTTTTTGGCTTCCTCGGGCCTAACGGCTCGGGTAAAAGCACAACCATGGGCATGATACTCGGCCTGATTGCACCAACATCTGGTAAAGTATTTGTTTTTGGTATGGACGTTGCTCATAATCTCCCTAAAATCCTCCGCCAGACCGGAGCACTCACAGAAAGTACCAGTTTTTATCCCTATCTTTCCGGCTATGAAAACCTTCGTTACTTCGCCCGTATTACTGGAGGAATCAATAACAGCCGCATAGAGGAAGTGCTCGAGCTGGTAGACTTGACGAACCGCGCCTATGATCCATTTTCAAACTATTCCCTGGGAATGAAACAGCGCCTCGGCTTGGCATCCGCGCTACTTGGTAACCCAGAATTTATCATATTAGACGAACCCACCAATGGACTCGATCCAGCCGGCATGAAAGAAATCCGAGAGTTAATTATGCTATTGGGGAAGCAGGGAAAAACAGTTTTTCTTAATTCTCACCTTCTTCACGAAGTCCAACAGGTTTGTGACCGGGTGGCGATCATCAAGAAAGGCAGAGTAATCACCCAGGGTCCAGTAAAGGAACTGCTTAACCGAAAGCGTTTACTACAAATACAAGCAACCCAAACCGACAAGGCTTTCGACCTGCTATCCGGCCAGGAATGGTTAAAAAACATCTCCCGCAATGGCGAGAGAATATTGCTTGAGGTTGATCCTGAATCAGCATACAAGGTTAGTGCTTTCCTAGCAGACAAGGGGATTTACTTAATCGAAATGAAATACACAGAAAATACCCTTGAGGACCTGTTTTTAGAGCTAACCGGGGAGGCAGCAATATGA
- a CDS encoding type II secretion system protein, whose product MKKLFTKFFKGEKQLSINDLILVLVILGIVAIVAVPNMISHINKSGIQAEEAELHEVLAAVAAAQYEGKGMVIEYKDRQIIADSEAELNDPARYITKDTIYKYSITWDCEVTQGALVEPD is encoded by the coding sequence ATGAAAAAGCTTTTTACCAAGTTCTTCAAAGGTGAAAAACAGTTATCAATCAACGACCTTATTCTTGTTTTAGTAATTCTTGGTATAGTAGCAATTGTGGCTGTGCCAAATATGATAAGCCATATCAACAAGTCGGGAATCCAGGCGGAAGAAGCAGAACTGCATGAAGTTTTAGCCGCCGTTGCTGCCGCCCAATACGAAGGTAAGGGAATGGTAATAGAATATAAGGATCGGCAAATTATTGCTGATAGTGAAGCTGAGCTCAACGACCCTGCCAGATATATAACAAAAGACACGATATATAAATACTCAATTACCTGGGATTGTGAAGTAACACAAGGCGCCCTGGTCGAACCAGATTAA
- the dapA gene encoding 4-hydroxy-tetrahydrodipicolinate synthase, which yields MKEMGRLITAMITPMKEDGSVDYEQAKVLANKLVDSGSDGVVVVGTTGESPTLVRPEELRLFAEVKDAIGDRASVIAGTGSNATAEAIEATIQAEDIGVDACLLVVPYYNKPSQEGLYQHFKAIASATTLPCILYNVPSRTVANLSAETTIRLSQIDNIVGIKEASGNFEEISKIIRSTKEDFKVWSGNDSDTLPLLAIGAYGVISVVSHLVGKQIKEMIESFLEHDIKKAAAIHNRLMPLFKNMFITANPCPLKYALNYLGFYVGKPRLPLVEPDEKSAAIIREVLANSVVDLPIP from the coding sequence ATGAAAGAAATGGGCAGACTTATTACTGCAATGATAACCCCAATGAAAGAAGATGGCTCGGTAGATTACGAGCAAGCTAAAGTTCTGGCTAACAAGCTGGTTGATTCCGGTTCAGATGGTGTAGTGGTCGTTGGCACAACCGGAGAATCCCCAACACTGGTCAGACCTGAAGAGTTAAGGCTTTTTGCCGAAGTTAAGGACGCAATCGGAGATCGCGCTTCGGTTATCGCTGGTACCGGCTCAAACGCCACCGCAGAAGCAATAGAAGCTACTATACAAGCTGAAGACATTGGAGTGGACGCGTGCCTCCTGGTAGTGCCCTATTATAATAAACCTTCCCAGGAAGGCCTTTATCAGCATTTCAAGGCAATTGCATCGGCAACAACATTACCCTGCATTCTTTATAATGTTCCTTCACGTACAGTGGCAAATCTTTCGGCGGAAACTACTATTCGACTAAGCCAGATTGATAACATCGTGGGAATCAAGGAAGCCAGCGGCAACTTCGAAGAAATTTCCAAAATCATAAGGTCAACAAAAGAAGATTTCAAGGTCTGGAGCGGCAACGACAGTGATACACTTCCCCTGCTTGCTATCGGGGCTTACGGTGTAATCAGCGTCGTCTCACACCTGGTGGGCAAACAAATCAAGGAAATGATCGAAAGCTTTTTAGAGCATGACATTAAAAAGGCAGCTGCTATCCACAATCGCCTGATGCCTCTCTTTAAGAATATGTTTATTACCGCCAACCCATGTCCGTTAAAATATGCATTGAACTATCTTGGATTTTATGTTGGCAAACCAAGACTCCCGCTAGTCGAGCCTGATGAAAAATCAGCCGCTATTATCCGCGAGGTATTAGCTAATTCGGTAGTTGATTTACCGATACCCTAA
- a CDS encoding ABC transporter permease subunit, translating to MTSMIAGEITKTVKRRMTWILVAVMVVYFTIIFFAIYGVVDSPPRMMSPDILAQISASLQFPGAFDTIFSTARTIGTLLVIVLTASSIGSEYSWGSIRQVLTRKGIRYQFVVSKLISLVLLTLIGLLIAVLVGFVLSFITDSLLGSVEWSFITPGFIGEIAVTFGWTLLGLLPYITLAAFFSFLGRSAISGIAGALGIYVIETVLVTIFNSSGGWLAKIPQYLLGPNIDALVPSTLFSQSPFFVSGELPGTTHATIALAIYCVVLVTASLAVFQKRDILLG from the coding sequence ATGACATCAATGATAGCAGGGGAAATAACCAAAACAGTTAAAAGGCGGATGACTTGGATTTTGGTAGCTGTAATGGTAGTTTATTTTACTATCATATTCTTTGCTATTTATGGTGTTGTTGACAGCCCTCCCCGCATGATGTCCCCAGATATTCTGGCTCAAATCAGCGCTTCGCTACAGTTTCCCGGCGCATTTGATACTATTTTTTCTACGGCACGCACTATCGGCACATTGCTGGTAATAGTGCTCACAGCTTCATCTATCGGCAGTGAATATAGCTGGGGTTCAATCCGCCAGGTGCTAACCAGGAAGGGCATCAGATACCAGTTTGTTGTATCCAAGCTGATTTCACTGGTGTTATTAACCCTGATTGGATTGTTAATAGCAGTATTGGTGGGATTTGTTCTTTCTTTTATTACAGATAGCCTGCTTGGTTCCGTTGAGTGGAGTTTTATTACACCAGGTTTTATTGGTGAGATTGCTGTTACGTTTGGCTGGACATTGTTAGGATTGCTACCGTATATTACCCTTGCTGCTTTCTTTTCTTTCCTGGGGCGCTCTGCCATTTCCGGGATAGCAGGTGCGCTGGGTATCTACGTTATCGAAACAGTACTGGTAACCATTTTTAACTCTTCTGGTGGCTGGCTAGCAAAGATCCCTCAATACCTGTTAGGCCCGAATATCGATGCTCTTGTGCCGTCAACGCTGTTTTCTCAAAGCCCCTTTTTTGTAAGCGGAGAATTACCGGGAACAACCCACGCAACCATAGCATTGGCAATATATTGCGTTGTTCTGGTTACCGCTTCCCTTGCGGTTTTCCAAAAACGAGATATTTTACTCGGGTAG
- a CDS encoding aspartate-semialdehyde dehydrogenase has product MQYSGDKKYRVAILGATGLVGQQFINILQERNFPVSELKLLASDRSAGGKIDFKGADIVVEEANAHSFENIEIAFFSAGSDVSRYYAPIAAKQGAVVIDNSAAFRMDPRVPLVVPEINPEDIAKHNGIIANPNCSTIQMVVALFPLHKVNRIKRIIVSTYQSVSGTGKAALTELENQSRLVLENKEVIPHVYPHQIAFSILPEIDVFLDNDYTREEWKMVEETRKIMHAPDIAISATCARVPVFYSHSESVNVEFSEPISPDSARRILAVAPGVKILDEPTVSLYPQPVSATGTDDVYVGRIRQDFSTTNGLVMWVVADNIRKGAALNAIQIAETMIKKEWVQRGQEDEGR; this is encoded by the coding sequence GTGCAATACTCGGGAGATAAAAAATACAGGGTAGCAATCCTCGGTGCAACTGGCCTGGTAGGCCAACAATTTATCAATATTCTTCAGGAACGCAATTTCCCCGTTTCTGAATTGAAATTGCTTGCTTCAGACCGTTCCGCTGGTGGCAAAATAGACTTCAAGGGAGCGGATATTGTTGTCGAGGAAGCCAATGCTCATTCTTTTGAAAATATTGAAATAGCCTTTTTTTCCGCTGGCTCAGATGTCAGCCGCTACTATGCACCAATTGCTGCCAAGCAGGGGGCTGTGGTAATAGACAATAGTGCCGCTTTCCGCATGGATCCGCGTGTTCCTCTGGTGGTGCCTGAAATCAACCCAGAAGATATTGCAAAGCACAACGGCATAATTGCCAATCCAAACTGCTCCACCATTCAAATGGTAGTCGCCCTCTTTCCACTGCATAAAGTAAACCGGATCAAACGCATCATAGTATCCACCTATCAGTCTGTTTCCGGCACGGGCAAAGCAGCCTTAACCGAACTTGAAAACCAGTCCCGCCTGGTACTGGAGAATAAAGAGGTCATTCCTCATGTTTATCCGCACCAGATAGCATTTAGTATTTTGCCGGAAATCGATGTATTTCTGGATAACGACTATACCCGTGAAGAATGGAAAATGGTTGAAGAAACCCGAAAGATTATGCACGCTCCGGATATTGCAATTTCCGCTACTTGTGCCAGAGTTCCGGTTTTCTATAGCCATAGCGAATCTGTAAACGTTGAATTCAGTGAGCCCATTTCTCCAGATAGTGCACGCCGGATTCTTGCTGTGGCGCCGGGAGTAAAAATCCTGGACGAACCGACGGTCAGTCTTTACCCGCAACCGGTATCTGCAACCGGCACGGATGATGTATACGTCGGCCGGATTAGGCAAGATTTTTCTACCACTAACGGGCTCGTCATGTGGGTTGTGGCTGATAATATTCGTAAAGGCGCGGCTTTAAACGCCATACAAATTGCCGAAACCATGATAAAAAAAGAGTGGGTTCAGCGCGGTCAGGAGGATGAAGGAAGATGA
- a CDS encoding formyltransferase family protein, producing the protein MRHWIYTPKQSGPPPVIAFFISGSGTNYQQIVAANPHNRYVVFTNRPGCEGARNATAAGHTVIELSHHDYLEGAREKYGLNKVPRNCPERTEYEKRVSGLLEEACGGEPDLICLAGYDQWVTDWLVERYYPRILNVHPGDTIKGYDGLHWLPSAKAIIAGDPAVKSTLFLVDKGEDTGPVLLQSKPLGIRATLKNLKKRGEGGLVDQLESLQAFIQSSGITSYRDFSALASAEQKSQIKLICQAVQNELKVQGDWKIYPFAVHELISKGRVEVDGRDIYVDGIKQPETGYSNDCFKL; encoded by the coding sequence ATGAGACACTGGATATATACACCAAAGCAATCAGGACCGCCGCCTGTAATTGCCTTTTTTATATCTGGCTCTGGAACTAATTACCAACAAATTGTAGCGGCAAATCCACACAACCGGTATGTGGTTTTTACTAACCGACCGGGTTGCGAAGGAGCTCGTAATGCCACCGCAGCTGGCCACACCGTGATCGAGCTTAGCCATCATGATTACCTTGAAGGCGCAAGGGAAAAATACGGTTTAAACAAAGTTCCTCGGAACTGCCCGGAAAGAACAGAGTACGAAAAACGGGTTTCCGGTTTACTAGAAGAGGCATGCGGGGGAGAGCCCGATTTGATTTGCCTTGCCGGATATGACCAATGGGTTACAGACTGGTTGGTAGAAAGGTACTACCCCAGAATTCTTAACGTTCACCCCGGTGATACAATCAAAGGTTATGACGGTTTACACTGGCTTCCGTCTGCCAAGGCAATTATTGCTGGAGATCCAGCTGTTAAGTCTACCCTATTTCTGGTGGATAAAGGCGAAGACACTGGACCAGTACTGCTCCAGTCCAAACCTCTGGGTATTAGAGCGACTCTCAAAAATCTTAAAAAAAGAGGCGAAGGCGGACTGGTAGACCAACTTGAAAGCCTGCAGGCTTTCATCCAGTCCAGTGGTATAACTTCTTACCGGGATTTTAGCGCCCTCGCCAGCGCAGAGCAAAAAAGCCAGATAAAACTTATTTGTCAGGCTGTCCAGAACGAACTCAAAGTACAAGGTGACTGGAAAATATATCCATTCGCTGTTCATGAACTGATTTCTAAAGGGCGGGTTGAAGTTGATGGCAGAGACATCTACGTTGATGGCATCAAACAACCTGAAACCGGATATAGTAACGACTGCTTTAAGCTGTAG
- a CDS encoding MATE family efflux transporter — MNSTNVFDTDKIGSLLLKLTAPAFMGMAVTTLYNVVDTIFIGHYVGQLAIAGLSIVFPIQMFSMGVGQMMGMGGASLISRLLGGGKVQEAEKVLGNAITATIVFSAIIMIVGLSNIDYFLTLIGASPDVLPYARDYLQIILIGMFFQTFAMTMNFLIRSEGNSRVPMKGMMIGAVVNIALDAVFIIPLDMGVQGAALATIIAQFISVLYFGYYYLSGASYFKILVKNLKIKWGVLWSIITIGFASLARTTANSFTVILINIALGTYGGDLAISAYGIINRISMFALMPGIVIGQGMQPILGYNYGAGRYDRALKVIKLSIISATIFGITSFMLLYFLPDLLIRIFTSDASVIDLGIHAAKKVFFVIYIVGFIMVGSTSFQALGKVWQSIVSSMARSVLFLIPAILLLPRLWQLDGIWLAFPITDVLTFVLTMAMFIPQVINLVKARKLEVTANVQ; from the coding sequence ATGAACTCTACAAACGTATTTGATACCGATAAAATAGGCAGCCTGCTGCTAAAACTGACCGCACCGGCTTTTATGGGAATGGCAGTTACCACCCTTTATAATGTGGTAGATACTATATTTATAGGCCATTATGTCGGCCAACTGGCTATAGCCGGGCTCTCGATAGTATTCCCTATACAAATGTTTTCCATGGGAGTGGGGCAAATGATGGGTATGGGGGGTGCCTCTCTGATTTCCAGGCTTCTTGGCGGAGGAAAGGTCCAAGAGGCAGAAAAGGTACTGGGCAACGCCATCACCGCAACCATAGTATTTTCTGCCATCATCATGATTGTAGGACTAAGTAATATAGACTACTTTCTAACACTAATCGGTGCCTCGCCGGACGTGCTTCCATATGCCAGGGACTACCTCCAGATAATCCTGATAGGCATGTTCTTCCAGACATTTGCCATGACCATGAACTTCCTAATACGTTCGGAGGGGAATTCCCGTGTTCCCATGAAGGGAATGATGATCGGTGCAGTAGTAAACATAGCCCTGGATGCAGTATTTATCATTCCTCTGGATATGGGGGTGCAGGGAGCAGCTCTTGCAACTATTATTGCCCAATTTATTTCTGTGCTGTATTTTGGCTATTACTACCTAAGTGGCGCCAGTTATTTTAAAATCCTGGTTAAGAACCTGAAGATCAAATGGGGAGTTCTTTGGTCCATCATCACCATTGGCTTTGCCTCTCTTGCCCGCACGACCGCCAACAGTTTTACGGTTATTCTTATTAATATTGCATTGGGTACTTATGGTGGCGATTTAGCTATCTCTGCTTACGGTATTATAAACCGGATATCCATGTTTGCCCTTATGCCCGGCATAGTAATCGGTCAGGGAATGCAGCCAATTCTTGGCTACAATTATGGCGCAGGTCGCTATGACAGAGCTTTAAAAGTGATTAAGCTTTCTATAATTTCGGCAACTATTTTTGGAATAACTTCGTTTATGCTATTGTATTTTTTACCAGATTTGCTGATACGGATTTTCACCAGCGATGCCAGTGTGATTGACCTGGGAATCCACGCAGCTAAGAAGGTATTTTTTGTAATATATATTGTCGGGTTCATCATGGTGGGATCCACCAGCTTCCAGGCGCTGGGAAAAGTCTGGCAATCGATAGTCTCTTCCATGGCAAGATCGGTACTATTTTTAATACCGGCAATTCTTCTGCTGCCCCGGCTCTGGCAACTCGATGGTATATGGCTGGCCTTCCCAATAACCGATGTACTTACCTTTGTATTGACGATGGCTATGTTTATACCTCAGGTTATCAACCTGGTAAAAGCCAGGAAACTTGAAGTAACGGCGAATGTGCAATAG